One Rhodobacteraceae bacterium M385 genomic region harbors:
- a CDS encoding type II secretion system F family protein, translating to MLSGDTTIFWLAFGGLTLGLMACAALIADARIKTTANRRLMRAAGRMKGSNSPLNTPDAPLLERMRTGTLSVITSVGERLAVLLGGEAEKTAADLRSAGFKDRDALMIYAFAKTLLPLATAVIGVGWVFLTRAPEDSLLIPLATKVAAALALSKGVDIALDAMRKQRLGRIRAGVPDLLELLVIASEAGLGPQPALQRVSYEVALAHPELSAEMLQMVAEMRMTNDRRSAYEGLADRVPLPEIGVFTQTLDQSDRYGTPFSRAMKTLMSELRADRLLRVEEKAARLPVIMTVPLIFCIMPAVFVVLVGPAAISIIDNIFGAT from the coding sequence ATGCTGAGCGGTGACACCACCATCTTCTGGCTGGCGTTCGGCGGGTTGACCCTTGGCCTGATGGCCTGTGCCGCGCTGATCGCTGACGCGCGTATCAAAACAACGGCTAATCGCCGTTTGATGCGCGCGGCCGGGCGGATGAAGGGGAGCAACTCCCCCCTCAACACGCCCGATGCGCCCTTGCTGGAGCGGATGCGCACCGGCACCCTGTCGGTTATCACCAGCGTCGGGGAACGTCTGGCCGTTTTGCTTGGCGGTGAGGCCGAAAAAACTGCCGCTGACCTGCGCTCTGCCGGATTCAAGGATCGCGATGCGCTGATGATCTACGCCTTCGCCAAGACGCTGCTTCCCCTGGCCACCGCCGTTATCGGGGTTGGCTGGGTGTTCTTGACCCGTGCCCCGGAAGACTCGCTTTTAATTCCGCTAGCCACCAAGGTCGCCGCCGCGCTGGCCCTGTCCAAGGGCGTAGACATCGCGCTGGACGCCATGCGCAAACAACGCTTGGGCCGTATCCGTGCCGGGGTGCCGGACTTGCTGGAACTGCTGGTGATCGCCAGTGAAGCGGGCCTTGGCCCTCAACCCGCGCTGCAACGGGTGTCCTATGAAGTGGCCCTGGCCCATCCCGAGTTGTCGGCCGAGATGTTGCAGATGGTGGCCGAGATGCGCATGACCAACGACCGCCGCAGCGCTTACGAGGGGCTTGCCGACCGTGTCCCGCTTCCTGAAATCGGGGTCTTTACCCAAACCCTCGACCAATCCGACCGCTACGGCACGCCGTTCTCGCGGGCAATGAAAACGCTGATGTCGGAACTGCGCGCCGACCGCCTGTTGCGGGTGGAAGAAAAAGCCGCGCGTCTGCCCGTCATCATGACCGTTCCACTCATTTTCTGCATCATGCCTGCCGTTTTCGTCGTGCTTGTCGGCCCCGCCGCCATTAGCATCATCGACAACATCTTTGGCGCGACCTGA